One genomic region from Patescibacteria group bacterium encodes:
- a CDS encoding lytic murein transglycosylase, producing MKFKFVLSIILVVNFLFWPYLSALGQGSVTQQQLQVEQQRLEQELKEIEVQIEQYTKELGRTQSQKATLNNKIRELRIKQSSIALQIKQTTLQLQGTEKQINKTQGDIDINEQRLTGLHKEMAKIIRQLHITSQQNTVFNMFLYDKGISGFFDEIQTYKLLSDQLFSLLEHSKEEGLKLVDYKKNLENQREGQKNLISIANLQKNSLSQNISQQDNLLSQTKGQEAAYQQLLKDKKKKADEIRARIYELFGTTKRVTFGEAVQIAQWVSERTGVRAAFLLAVLTQESNLGKNVGTCNRASDPPEKGWRVIMKPTRDQEPFLQITKELGLDPDTTPVSCPMRDKQGKQIGWGGAMGPAQFIPSTWLGYRDKVAKITGRTANPWDIRDAFVAAGVKLGADGARQQSGEWTAAMKYFAGSVNPAYSFYGDSVVALANRYQDDIDSLNY from the coding sequence ATGAAATTTAAGTTTGTATTATCAATAATTTTAGTAGTCAATTTTTTGTTTTGGCCTTATTTAAGCGCTTTAGGGCAGGGGAGTGTCACCCAACAGCAATTGCAGGTTGAACAGCAGAGGTTAGAGCAGGAATTAAAAGAAATTGAAGTGCAAATTGAACAGTACACTAAAGAACTAGGTCGCACTCAATCACAAAAAGCCACCCTGAATAATAAAATTCGCGAACTTAGGATAAAACAATCATCCATTGCTTTGCAGATTAAGCAAACCACCTTGCAACTACAAGGCACAGAAAAGCAGATTAACAAAACCCAAGGTGATATTGATATTAACGAGCAGAGGCTTACTGGTTTACATAAGGAAATGGCGAAAATTATACGGCAGTTGCATATTACCAGTCAGCAGAATACGGTTTTTAACATGTTTTTGTACGATAAAGGTATTTCTGGTTTTTTTGATGAAATCCAAACTTATAAATTATTAAGTGATCAGTTGTTTAGTTTGTTAGAGCATTCCAAGGAAGAAGGTTTAAAGCTGGTTGATTATAAAAAAAATTTGGAAAATCAACGGGAGGGTCAAAAAAATTTAATTTCCATCGCTAATTTACAAAAAAATTCTTTATCCCAAAATATCTCTCAACAAGATAATTTGCTTAGCCAAACCAAAGGTCAAGAAGCAGCTTATCAACAACTTTTAAAAGATAAAAAAAAGAAGGCTGATGAAATTCGGGCCCGTATTTATGAACTTTTTGGTACGACCAAGCGGGTTACTTTTGGCGAAGCTGTGCAAATTGCTCAATGGGTATCGGAGCGAACCGGTGTTAGAGCAGCTTTTTTGTTGGCGGTTTTAACTCAAGAGTCCAATTTGGGTAAAAATGTCGGCACTTGCAATCGGGCCAGTGACCCGCCAGAAAAAGGCTGGCGGGTAATTATGAAACCGACCCGCGACCAAGAGCCTTTTTTGCAAATTACCAAGGAGTTAGGTTTGGATCCCGACACTACACCGGTGTCTTGCCCAATGCGCGATAAACAGGGTAAGCAAATCGGCTGGGGTGGTGCTATGGGCCCGGCTCAATTTATTCCTTCCACTTGGCTTGGTTATCGGGATAAAGTAGCCAAGATTACTGGCCGGACAGCTAATCCTTGGGATATTCGGGATGCTTTTGTGGCCGCTGGTGTAAAGTTAGGCGCCGATGGCGCTAGGCAGCAATCGGGCGAGTGGACAGCCGCTATGAAGTATTTTGCCGGTTCGGTTAACCCGGCTTATAGTTTTTATGGTGACAGTGTTGTGGCTTTGGCGAATCGTTATCAGGATGATATAGATAGCTTGAATTATTAG
- a CDS encoding carbon-nitrogen hydrolase family protein: protein MSIKIAAGQIEVGDNIEKNLQKILLAITTAAAQQADYLCLPEICLVSDEKLIRNINKEIEQIKQAAKKYKINVIFGTYLKIDGHIRNQLWVINKNGETIHKYNKKHTFFTERSTVKEGKNNKVLTIDNLNFAVINCWDYAYPEDIRKLARDGAQVIFCPSYLVSHPHTKEVLDKIPQVRAFDSMSYFIMVDAFNKETFKRSKICHPLKTLSSLSDSPGIIYATIELTAITKLRQRFLNL, encoded by the coding sequence ATGTCTATAAAAATTGCCGCTGGCCAAATTGAAGTTGGTGACAATATTGAAAAAAATCTACAAAAAATACTACTAGCCATTACCACAGCCGCCGCCCAGCAGGCCGACTACCTTTGCCTACCAGAAATCTGTTTGGTATCTGATGAAAAACTAATACGTAATATTAATAAAGAAATCGAACAAATTAAACAAGCTGCCAAAAAATATAAAATAAATGTTATCTTTGGCACTTACCTTAAAATAGACGGCCATATTAGAAATCAATTGTGGGTAATTAACAAAAATGGCGAAACTATTCATAAGTACAACAAAAAACACACTTTTTTTACCGAACGCTCCACAGTCAAAGAAGGAAAAAACAATAAAGTATTAACTATAGATAATTTAAACTTTGCTGTTATAAACTGCTGGGATTACGCCTATCCGGAAGATATACGAAAACTGGCTCGTGATGGTGCCCAGGTTATTTTTTGTCCTAGCTACCTAGTATCACATCCTCACACTAAAGAAGTTTTAGATAAAATACCCCAAGTGCGAGCTTTTGATTCTATGTCTTACTTTATTATGGTGGATGCTTTTAATAAAGAAACTTTTAAACGTAGCAAAATTTGTCATCCGCTTAAAACCCTCTCCAGCCTATCTGATTCGCCGGGTATTATTTACGCTACAATTGAATTAACCGCTATTACTAAACTGCGTCAGCGTTTTTTGAATTTATAA
- a CDS encoding metal ABC transporter substrate-binding protein, whose protein sequence is MKSFFIYLLIGVGLILLIIGGLVYKRSTSQVKPQVVGNQVLQVVATVYPLADLVKQIGQNRVRVVSLLSPGVSPHTFEIKPSDIKNLQSAQAVFTIGYGLDNWFSQLADGLPVKQVYQVTKGITLKQLAFTHHDQEEGESSADPHYWLSTVNGRIMAGNIYDILVALDPAGQAYYYKNLQILNNELVKVAADGQEKLSSLSTKDLILFHESFNYLAAEFNLKVVGVFEASPGRQPTPQQLKDIYDAATRYGLKVIFSEPQFANDSLKPLLDDLHLKLFVLDPLGGSVGRFSYVDLLRYNIDTLYEALRD, encoded by the coding sequence ATGAAAAGTTTTTTTATTTATTTATTAATTGGTGTAGGTTTAATTTTATTGATTATTGGTGGCTTGGTGTATAAGCGGTCGACTAGTCAGGTAAAACCTCAGGTGGTTGGTAATCAAGTTTTGCAGGTGGTGGCTACTGTTTATCCTTTGGCTGATTTAGTTAAACAAATCGGTCAAAATAGAGTAAGGGTGGTAAGTTTATTATCGCCGGGTGTTAGCCCTCATACTTTTGAAATAAAACCCTCAGATATTAAAAATTTGCAATCAGCCCAGGCAGTTTTTACTATTGGTTATGGTTTGGATAATTGGTTTAGCCAACTAGCCGATGGATTGCCGGTTAAGCAAGTTTATCAAGTAACCAAAGGAATAACTTTAAAACAGCTGGCTTTTACTCACCATGATCAAGAAGAAGGAGAGTCTTCCGCTGATCCGCATTATTGGTTGTCGACTGTTAATGGCCGAATAATGGCTGGTAATATTTATGATATTTTGGTCGCTTTGGATCCGGCGGGGCAGGCTTATTATTATAAAAATTTACAAATTTTAAATAATGAATTAGTAAAAGTAGCCGCAGACGGTCAGGAAAAATTAAGTAGCTTAAGTACCAAGGATTTAATACTTTTTCATGAGTCCTTTAATTATTTAGCAGCCGAATTTAATTTAAAGGTGGTGGGCGTTTTTGAAGCTTCACCTGGTCGTCAACCAACGCCTCAACAACTTAAAGACATTTATGATGCCGCTACCCGTTATGGTCTTAAAGTAATTTTTTCTGAACCACAGTTTGCTAACGACAGCCTTAAACCATTGTTAGATGATCTGCATCTTAAATTATTCGTTTTAGATCCTTTAGGTGGGTCGGTTGGTCGATTTAGTTATGTGGATTTATTACGTTATAATATAGACACTCTTTATGAAGCCTTACGAGACTAA
- the rpmG gene encoding 50S ribosomal protein L33 has protein sequence MSQDNLIKMECSDCHRINYHSFRNKKKVKTRLETKKHCNWCKKHVLHKETK, from the coding sequence ATGTCACAGGATAATCTTATTAAGATGGAGTGTAGCGATTGTCATCGCATTAACTACCATTCTTTCCGTAACAAGAAAAAAGTTAAAACTCGTTTGGAAACCAAAAAGCATTGCAATTGGTGTAAGAAGCACGTTTTACATAAAGAGACCAAGTAA
- a CDS encoding tetratricopeptide repeat protein, whose protein sequence is MVIDIILVIVLLLGLVGLIVLAIGKFPILKLIDVDNLSGLKQQEVKQDLVEARLQRKLQRGKRWLKKQFDPWYKKIQFKQDQLKQSVQQMEEKVAQQEVSLGKVEEVVAKILNKAEQAKQEGDLAEAENLYLSAIQHQPTNLDIYQSLADVYLETRDYEQAKEVLEYLAEQGRARYSSLGLAKVAQGQGFLEEAKGQYLKSLALKNTIQLHLELAYVYQQLGDFNQALAHLTEARELEPNSPKVLDFYIELSIVNGHLNEAQEALDVLREVNSDNQKINDFTEQIRAQVQKNKPIKRRSSKKITSFGVKID, encoded by the coding sequence ATGGTAATCGATATTATTTTGGTTATAGTTTTGTTGTTGGGTCTAGTAGGTTTGATTGTTTTAGCTATTGGTAAGTTTCCCATCCTTAAATTAATTGATGTGGATAATTTAAGCGGTTTAAAACAGCAAGAAGTTAAACAAGATTTAGTGGAAGCTCGTTTACAGCGTAAGTTACAAAGAGGCAAGCGTTGGCTTAAAAAACAATTTGATCCTTGGTATAAAAAAATTCAGTTCAAACAGGATCAGTTAAAACAATCTGTTCAACAAATGGAAGAGAAGGTGGCTCAGCAGGAAGTATCTTTGGGTAAAGTTGAGGAAGTAGTGGCAAAAATTTTAAACAAGGCTGAGCAGGCTAAGCAGGAAGGGGATTTAGCCGAAGCAGAGAATTTATATTTAAGCGCTATTCAACACCAGCCAACTAATTTGGATATTTATCAAAGCTTGGCTGATGTGTATTTGGAAACTAGAGATTACGAGCAAGCTAAAGAAGTTTTGGAATATTTAGCAGAACAAGGTCGGGCTCGTTATTCTTCTTTGGGTTTAGCTAAAGTAGCTCAAGGTCAGGGTTTTTTAGAAGAAGCTAAGGGTCAGTATCTTAAAAGTTTGGCTCTTAAAAATACTATTCAGCTCCATTTGGAGTTGGCTTATGTCTATCAACAATTAGGTGATTTTAATCAGGCCTTAGCTCATTTGACTGAAGCTCGAGAATTGGAGCCTAATAGCCCTAAAGTGCTTGACTTTTATATAGAACTCAGTATAGTAAATGGGCATCTGAACGAGGCACAGGAAGCTTTAGATGTTTTACGCGAGGTAAATTCAGACAATCAAAAAATTAATGACTTTACCGAACAAATTAGAGCACAGGTTCAAAAAAATAAACCAATTAAAAGACGGTCTAGTAAGAAAATTACTAGTTTTGGTGTTAAAATAGATTAA
- a CDS encoding SMC-Scp complex subunit ScpB yields the protein MSKETEVSQVKAKLESLLLAAGKAVNQKRLAEILKITVADIAVAVQELQKDYLERSTGFRLLLNGSEVALVTNPDYAALVMELVQQEEMGELTRPQLEALSVIAYRGPISKAELEQIRGVNCSLILRNLQIRGLVQETGSAGELSRYQVTMDFLRHLGLGSNLELPNYQELSSHEILQQFTAQNSSAQ from the coding sequence ATGTCCAAGGAAACAGAAGTTAGTCAAGTCAAAGCTAAATTGGAAAGTTTATTATTAGCGGCCGGTAAGGCGGTTAACCAAAAGCGTTTAGCAGAAATTTTAAAAATAACCGTCGCTGATATAGCCGTTGCAGTTCAGGAATTGCAAAAAGATTATCTGGAGCGGTCAACTGGTTTTCGGTTATTATTGAACGGTTCAGAAGTTGCTTTGGTAACTAATCCAGATTATGCAGCTTTAGTAATGGAATTGGTTCAGCAAGAAGAAATGGGTGAATTAACTCGGCCACAATTGGAAGCTTTGTCCGTTATTGCTTATCGTGGTCCAATTAGTAAAGCTGAATTAGAACAAATTAGGGGAGTTAACTGTAGTTTGATTTTGCGTAATTTACAAATTCGCGGTTTGGTACAGGAAACGGGTTCAGCTGGGGAATTGTCTCGTTATCAGGTTACTATGGATTTTTTACGTCATTTGGGGTTAGGTTCCAATTTGGAGTTACCCAATTATCAAGAACTTTCCAGTCATGAAATTTTACAGCAATTTACGGCTCAAAATTCTTCTGCCCAATAG
- a CDS encoding transcriptional repressor, which produces MKQSVNVLTAQGYRLTKPRLQVLAVLKQLKQPVAVKVIYQRLKKQGIDLVSIYRALDLFVSLGFVFAEIFGKDKRYYLADQPHHHISCFKCRKVACLPCQHNFSKIKGFKKVSHQLVLTGLCQACS; this is translated from the coding sequence ATGAAGCAATCAGTTAATGTGTTAACTGCCCAGGGTTATCGATTAACCAAACCACGTCTGCAGGTTTTAGCTGTTTTAAAACAGCTAAAGCAGCCCGTGGCTGTTAAAGTAATTTATCAAAGATTAAAAAAACAGGGAATAGATTTAGTTTCGATTTATCGGGCTTTGGATTTATTTGTTAGTTTGGGTTTTGTTTTTGCAGAAATATTCGGTAAAGATAAAAGATATTATTTGGCTGATCAACCACATCATCATATTAGTTGTTTTAAATGCCGTAAGGTAGCTTGCTTACCTTGTCAGCACAATTTTTCTAAAATCAAAGGGTTTAAAAAAGTTAGTCATCAGTTAGTTTTAACTGGTCTTTGCCAGGCTTGTTCTTAG
- a CDS encoding YbaK/EbsC family protein produces MKIPSKITNFLTKNKVPYEVALHRTVYTAYDLAQTMKKEMDKVLKTLVVKADKSYILVVVPASFRLDLSALKKMLKAKAVKIEKEQIMPKLFKIKAGAISPFYGPLHKMPVYVDKAVLKTQKALVQAGSFEESLHLKSRDLIKVVEGVVGNFAKKHYFAKVKKAKNKTTSKKPKIKKVVKSKKTKK; encoded by the coding sequence ATGAAAATACCAAGTAAAATAACCAATTTTTTAACAAAAAATAAAGTACCTTATGAGGTGGCTTTGCATCGGACTGTTTATACGGCTTATGATTTAGCTCAAACCATGAAAAAAGAAATGGACAAGGTTTTAAAAACCTTGGTTGTTAAAGCTGATAAATCGTATATTTTGGTGGTGGTGCCAGCTTCTTTTCGGTTGGATTTGTCAGCTTTAAAAAAAATGCTTAAAGCTAAGGCGGTTAAAATAGAAAAAGAACAAATTATGCCCAAGTTGTTTAAAATTAAGGCTGGAGCTATTAGCCCTTTTTATGGTCCGTTGCATAAGATGCCGGTTTATGTGGATAAAGCTGTTTTAAAAACACAAAAAGCTTTGGTGCAGGCTGGTAGTTTTGAAGAATCATTGCATTTAAAAAGTCGGGATTTAATAAAAGTCGTTGAAGGCGTAGTAGGTAATTTTGCTAAGAAGCATTACTTTGCTAAAGTTAAAAAGGCTAAAAACAAAACGACTAGTAAAAAACCAAAGATTAAAAAAGTTGTTAAATCTAAGAAGACTAAGAAATAA
- the tpiA gene encoding triose-phosphate isomerase: MSNSSASLIIANWKMNLSIKDSVILAKKILKSYKSLQTKKSLELVLCPTFPALWPVAKSLLKSKIKLGAQDIFWQSTGAYTGEVSPVVLVEAGVSYVLIGHSERRQYLKETDVMIKHKVAAALAVGLVPVVCVGETFAERQAGRKDIIISRQIQQALAGLSLTKDQRVVVAYEPVWVIGSGQAVDNQELIHTAQVIGQTLVDIFSSSKLLSGQVRLVYGGSVDASNIATCLSDWPLSGVLVGGASLQEDRFSQLLKQL; the protein is encoded by the coding sequence ATGTCTAATTCTTCCGCATCTTTAATAATAGCTAATTGGAAAATGAATCTGTCGATTAAAGACAGTGTGATTTTGGCTAAAAAAATTCTTAAGTCTTATAAATCATTACAAACTAAAAAATCTTTGGAATTGGTTTTATGTCCGACTTTTCCCGCTTTATGGCCAGTAGCTAAGAGTTTGCTTAAATCTAAGATAAAATTGGGCGCTCAGGATATTTTTTGGCAATCTACTGGAGCTTATACTGGTGAGGTGTCGCCAGTTGTTTTGGTTGAAGCAGGGGTTAGTTATGTGTTGATTGGTCATTCAGAAAGGCGTCAGTATTTAAAAGAGACTGATGTAATGATTAAGCATAAAGTCGCGGCGGCTTTAGCCGTTGGTTTAGTGCCAGTAGTTTGTGTGGGCGAAACTTTTGCCGAACGTCAAGCTGGACGTAAAGATATAATAATTTCTCGTCAAATTCAGCAAGCTTTGGCTGGCTTGTCTTTAACTAAAGATCAGCGGGTGGTGGTGGCTTATGAGCCAGTTTGGGTGATTGGTTCTGGTCAGGCCGTTGATAATCAGGAATTGATTCATACTGCTCAAGTAATCGGACAGACTTTGGTAGATATTTTTTCCAGCTCCAAATTATTAAGCGGTCAAGTTAGATTGGTTTATGGCGGTAGTGTGGATGCTAGTAATATTGCCACTTGTTTGAGTGATTGGCCGTTGAGCGGTGTGTTAGTGGGTGGAGCCAGTTTACAGGAAGATAGATTTAGTCAGCTATTAAAGCAGTTGTAA
- a CDS encoding serine hydrolase, producing the protein MKFYSNLRLKILLPNRNQWLVIGLLAMGFLWWPAAWSNNNYNRQGTLPKLSLASQQAPVNWSAVYNLADLDLASRSVLLVEVTDWFIVGAKNPEQIMPLASLTKLMSLRLVRDSQLNLSTLVTVEPVSQITDWQAYVSEDEAVSQLPVLKQESLSVEQAIQASAVASANNVVLALVKKVSPSLEAFVYKMNQTAYGLNLGQMVFSDPTGLSALNKGTAWQMARLAAWVWQDEFIKSAGLAHEVVIKTDKNSFRLINTNQLLSQPAWRISASKTGHLNEVGYNLVMQASDTAGRVYLMVLLGAPTDQLRRQDAFRLMAWLESIS; encoded by the coding sequence ATGAAATTTTACAGCAATTTACGGCTCAAAATTCTTCTGCCCAATAGAAACCAATGGTTGGTTATTGGCTTATTGGCCATGGGTTTTTTGTGGTGGCCAGCGGCTTGGTCTAATAATAATTATAATCGGCAAGGTACCTTGCCTAAATTATCCTTAGCCAGCCAGCAGGCTCCAGTTAATTGGTCAGCGGTTTATAATTTAGCGGACTTGGATTTAGCTAGTCGTAGTGTTCTATTGGTTGAGGTGACTGATTGGTTTATTGTTGGGGCGAAAAATCCGGAGCAGATTATGCCCTTGGCTAGTTTAACCAAGTTGATGTCTTTACGTTTAGTACGCGACAGTCAACTTAATTTATCTACTTTAGTGACGGTAGAGCCGGTTAGTCAAATTACTGATTGGCAAGCTTATGTAAGTGAAGATGAAGCTGTTAGTCAGTTGCCAGTCTTAAAGCAAGAGTCCTTAAGTGTCGAGCAGGCTATACAGGCTAGTGCAGTGGCTTCGGCTAATAATGTTGTTTTGGCTTTGGTTAAAAAAGTTAGTCCAAGTTTGGAAGCTTTTGTTTATAAAATGAATCAAACTGCTTATGGTTTGAATTTAGGGCAAATGGTTTTTTCTGATCCAACTGGTTTAAGTGCCTTAAACAAAGGGACGGCTTGGCAGATGGCTAGGTTGGCCGCTTGGGTTTGGCAGGATGAATTTATTAAATCAGCTGGTTTGGCCCATGAGGTGGTAATTAAAACAGATAAAAATTCTTTTCGGCTGATTAATACTAACCAATTGCTTAGCCAGCCAGCTTGGCGTATTAGTGCTAGCAAAACGGGACATCTTAATGAAGTGGGTTATAATTTGGTTATGCAGGCCAGTGATACTGCCGGCCGGGTCTATTTAATGGTTTTATTGGGTGCACCAACCGATCAGTTGCGACGTCAGGATGCTTTTAGGTTAATGGCTTGGCTTGAATCCATTAGTTGA
- a CDS encoding aldo/keto reductase: MDQVEKFITLNNQAKMPLVGLGTWKSQPGQVGEAVNFAVLKAGYRHIDCAAIYGNEPEIGQAFSNIFASGLKREELFITSKLWNTKHAPQDVLPACQKTLQDLQVDYVDLYLMHWGVAQGINNGDNQPPTVKVSLQQTWQAMEELVDKGLAKAIGLANFTGPMIMDILTYARIQPAVNQVELHPYNSQDRLVAFCQAQGLTVTAYSPLGSPGNFVNQLEAPVLLQDSQLKQIAARHKKTPAQILIRWAIQRQTVVIPKSVSQSRIKDNIEVFDFSLTEADLAQLANLGCKYRYVDPWLWWGIPYFD, encoded by the coding sequence ATGGATCAAGTTGAAAAATTTATCACCCTAAACAACCAGGCTAAAATGCCGTTGGTTGGTTTGGGTACTTGGAAGTCCCAGCCTGGTCAGGTGGGTGAAGCTGTTAATTTTGCTGTTCTTAAGGCCGGTTATCGTCATATTGATTGTGCGGCAATTTACGGCAATGAGCCGGAAATCGGTCAAGCCTTTAGTAATATTTTCGCTAGCGGTCTAAAACGGGAGGAATTATTTATCACCAGTAAATTATGGAATACTAAGCATGCTCCCCAAGATGTTTTGCCGGCTTGTCAAAAAACTTTGCAGGATTTACAGGTAGATTATGTGGACCTTTATTTAATGCATTGGGGAGTGGCTCAGGGGATTAATAATGGCGACAATCAACCGCCAACAGTTAAAGTGTCTTTACAGCAGACCTGGCAGGCTATGGAAGAGTTAGTAGATAAAGGTTTGGCTAAAGCCATAGGTTTGGCTAATTTTACTGGACCGATGATTATGGATATTTTAACTTATGCCAGAATTCAGCCAGCGGTCAATCAAGTGGAATTGCATCCTTATAATTCTCAGGATCGTTTAGTGGCTTTTTGCCAGGCTCAGGGTTTAACTGTTACGGCTTATTCACCTTTGGGTTCGCCAGGTAATTTTGTAAATCAATTGGAGGCTCCAGTCTTATTACAAGACAGTCAACTTAAACAGATTGCCGCCCGCCATAAAAAAACACCAGCACAAATTCTTATTCGTTGGGCTATTCAACGCCAAACCGTGGTTATTCCTAAAAGCGTTAGCCAGTCGAGAATTAAGGATAATATTGAGGTATTTGATTTTTCTTTAACTGAGGCGGATTTGGCGCAATTAGCCAACTTAGGTTGTAAATACCGCTATGTTGATCCTTGGTTGTGGTGGGGAATTCCTTATTTTGATTAA
- a CDS encoding cytochrome c biogenesis protein CcdA — MLDLSLIGLAGPAFLAGVLTFLAPCTLPLLPGYLGFISGLSFKDWQDGPMSLGLRWRVFKNGLWYVLGFSLVFVVLGGLVGWAGSGLGSYRFLLARWGGLLVIFFGLFLLWGDKWSGFGFLQKNSRWSLVNVLQPGRPLASFLFGVVFAFGWTPCVGPILGSILLLASSQASLGTGALLLLIFAAGLAVPFLVAAISLGSIGHYLHRWGRYLRIISYLGGLFLIGLGVLMVWNKFDWWVALAYKWLGFINYNSLLNFL; from the coding sequence ATGTTAGATTTAAGCTTAATCGGCTTGGCTGGGCCAGCTTTTTTAGCTGGGGTGCTGACTTTTTTGGCTCCTTGTACTTTGCCATTATTACCTGGTTATTTGGGTTTTATTAGTGGCTTGTCTTTTAAGGATTGGCAAGACGGTCCTATGTCTTTGGGGCTTCGTTGGCGGGTTTTTAAAAATGGCTTATGGTATGTTTTAGGTTTTAGTTTAGTTTTTGTGGTGTTGGGTGGTCTAGTTGGTTGGGCTGGTTCTGGGTTAGGTAGTTACCGGTTTTTATTAGCTCGTTGGGGTGGCCTATTGGTTATATTTTTTGGTTTATTTTTATTGTGGGGTGATAAATGGTCTGGTTTTGGATTTTTACAAAAAAATAGTCGTTGGTCTTTAGTTAATGTTTTACAACCAGGCCGGCCTTTGGCTTCCTTTTTATTCGGTGTGGTATTTGCTTTTGGTTGGACTCCTTGTGTTGGGCCCATTTTAGGTTCAATTTTATTATTGGCTTCTAGCCAAGCTAGCTTAGGAACTGGTGCTTTATTATTATTAATTTTTGCCGCGGGCTTGGCGGTGCCTTTTTTAGTGGCCGCTATTAGCTTAGGTTCAATCGGACATTATTTACATCGTTGGGGTAGATACTTAAGAATTATTTCCTATTTGGGTGGTTTGTTTCTTATTGGGTTAGGTGTTTTAATGGTCTGGAATAAATTTGATTGGTGGGTGGCCTTGGCTTATAAATGGTTGGGTTTTATAAATTATAATTCTTTATTGAATTTTTTATAG
- a CDS encoding slipin family protein produces the protein MYFIPLAVLFLLIICIRQINQYERGVRFTLGKFTAIMEPGWRLVIPIFQSYVKVDMRVKAVDVPDQEAITKDNISVRVNAVIYYKVQSAEKVILEVEDYKYAISQLAQTTMRNVVGEVELDELLSNRDKISERIREIVDKLTDPWGIKVDSVDLKDITLPEEMKRVIGKQAEAEREKRSVIIKAEGEVIAADNMAKAAQIMSSSQGALHLRTLQSINDVSSDQSNTIIFAVPLEVLRAFEKIGGQKE, from the coding sequence ATGTATTTTATTCCTTTAGCAGTTCTATTTTTATTAATTATTTGTATCCGCCAAATAAATCAGTATGAGAGGGGGGTTAGATTTACTTTGGGGAAATTTACGGCCATTATGGAGCCGGGTTGGCGTTTAGTTATACCGATTTTTCAAAGTTACGTTAAGGTGGATATGCGCGTTAAAGCCGTGGATGTGCCGGACCAGGAAGCTATTACCAAAGATAATATTTCTGTCCGGGTCAATGCGGTAATTTATTATAAAGTTCAATCAGCCGAAAAAGTTATTTTGGAAGTGGAAGATTATAAATATGCCATTTCTCAACTAGCGCAAACTACTATGCGTAATGTTGTTGGTGAAGTGGAATTAGATGAGTTGTTAAGTAATCGCGATAAGATTTCCGAAAGGATTCGGGAAATCGTGGATAAGTTAACGGATCCTTGGGGTATTAAAGTAGATTCGGTGGACTTAAAAGATATTACTTTGCCCGAAGAAATGAAACGCGTTATTGGTAAACAAGCAGAGGCGGAGCGAGAAAAACGATCTGTAATAATTAAAGCTGAAGGTGAAGTTATTGCAGCTGATAATATGGCCAAAGCGGCTCAAATAATGTCTTCTAGTCAAGGTGCTTTGCATTTAAGAACTTTGCAGTCTATTAACGATGTTAGCTCTGATCAGTCTAATACTATAATTTTTGCTGTGCCTTTAGAGGTTTTGCGGGCTTTTGAAAAAATCGGTGGTCAGAAGGAGTAA
- a CDS encoding segregation/condensation protein A, with the protein MSYQITLEKFQGPLHLLLQLIEQEELDITEVSLAQVTDQYMSYLSQVEELNPEEVADFLVIAAKLLFIKSRLLLPSLQLGDEQEAKELEAQLKLYREYLVASNYLAKRWQAGQISFGRPKPLFIKSVDKFIPPANLSAEKMSDVWQHLILSLEPLIKLPEVAFKRVISIQEKINNLRLLIKEKINVDWLSFVKGAQDKTEMIVSFLALLELVKQHQLVAEQSDLFSNIKISKI; encoded by the coding sequence ATGAGTTATCAAATAACTTTAGAAAAATTTCAAGGCCCCTTACACCTCCTGCTCCAACTTATCGAGCAGGAGGAGCTTGATATAACCGAAGTTTCTTTGGCTCAAGTGACAGATCAGTATATGTCTTATTTAAGCCAGGTAGAAGAACTTAATCCTGAAGAGGTGGCGGATTTTTTGGTGATAGCGGCTAAGTTACTTTTTATAAAATCTCGTTTGTTATTACCCAGTTTGCAGTTGGGCGACGAGCAGGAGGCCAAAGAATTAGAAGCTCAATTAAAATTGTATCGTGAATATTTAGTGGCTAGTAATTATTTGGCCAAACGCTGGCAGGCAGGCCAGATTTCTTTTGGTCGACCAAAACCTTTATTTATTAAATCGGTTGATAAGTTCATACCACCAGCCAACCTATCAGCTGAAAAAATGTCCGATGTTTGGCAGCATTTAATTTTATCTTTAGAACCTTTAATAAAATTGCCGGAAGTGGCTTTTAAGCGAGTTATTTCTATTCAAGAAAAAATAAATAATCTACGATTATTAATTAAAGAAAAAATTAATGTTGATTGGTTATCATTCGTTAAAGGGGCGCAGGATAAAACGGAAATGATTGTATCTTTTTTAGCCTTGTTAGAATTAGTTAAGCAACACCAGCTAGTGGCTGAACAAAGTGATTTATTCAGTAATATTAAAATTAGTAAGATTTAA